In one Aquabacterium sp. OR-4 genomic region, the following are encoded:
- a CDS encoding 4Fe-4S dicluster domain-containing protein — protein sequence MTLATTATQVPVRVDDDKCIAHKGCTVCVDVCPLDVLAINVVKGKAYMAFDECWYCLPCEQDCPTGAITVDIPYLLR from the coding sequence ATGACCCTGGCCACCACCGCCACCCAAGTGCCCGTTCGCGTGGACGACGACAAGTGCATCGCCCACAAGGGCTGCACGGTGTGCGTCGATGTCTGTCCGCTCGACGTGCTGGCCATCAACGTCGTCAAGGGCAAGGCCTACATGGCCTTCGACGAGTGCTGGTACTGCCTGCCCTGCGAGCAGGACTGCCCGACCGGCGCGATCACGGTCGACATCCCCTACCTGCTGCGCTGA
- a CDS encoding HEAT repeat domain-containing protein, with amino-acid sequence MSTAIAARLQDPDATVRRLAVIDLPYSDEDDIVPLLLPCLADTDALVRTEAVKALEGYEEPEVLAALVPMLLDADAGVRQATGQVLGELKQASSAQALLPLIAPAQPAEARAQGFRALRALRCAAAFAPAMASLRDADAAVRAEAVGVLGYLKDAAAIGELAEVAANDPVPEVRRIAVGALGYASSVSVLPALTRALGDSHWPVRDEAAQTIGKLRLAPAVPDLVKAMDDEMWQVRLKAARALGQLKAEAGLPPLVAALQHPVSNLRKESAIALGEIGDTRAIAPLEAALADADPDVRKLARLALTAIGLAQDSRHTGAA; translated from the coding sequence ATGAGCACCGCCATTGCCGCCCGCCTGCAAGACCCCGACGCCACCGTGCGCCGCCTGGCCGTGATCGACCTGCCCTACAGCGACGAGGACGACATCGTGCCGCTGCTGCTGCCCTGCCTGGCCGACACCGATGCGCTGGTGCGCACCGAGGCGGTGAAGGCCCTCGAAGGCTACGAGGAGCCCGAGGTGCTGGCCGCCCTGGTGCCCATGCTGCTGGACGCCGATGCCGGCGTGCGCCAGGCCACGGGCCAGGTGCTCGGCGAGCTCAAGCAAGCCAGCTCGGCCCAGGCGCTGCTGCCGCTGATCGCGCCAGCGCAGCCGGCCGAGGCGCGGGCCCAGGGCTTTCGCGCACTGCGGGCACTGCGCTGCGCCGCGGCCTTTGCGCCGGCCATGGCCTCGCTGCGCGACGCCGATGCCGCGGTGCGGGCCGAGGCCGTGGGCGTGCTGGGCTACCTGAAGGATGCCGCCGCCATTGGCGAGCTGGCCGAGGTGGCGGCCAACGACCCCGTGCCCGAGGTGCGCCGCATCGCCGTGGGCGCGCTGGGCTATGCCAGCAGCGTGAGCGTGCTGCCGGCGCTGACCCGGGCGCTGGGTGATTCGCACTGGCCGGTGCGCGACGAGGCCGCGCAAACCATCGGCAAGCTGCGCCTGGCGCCCGCCGTGCCCGACCTGGTGAAGGCCATGGACGACGAGATGTGGCAGGTGCGCCTGAAGGCCGCGCGTGCGCTCGGCCAGCTCAAGGCCGAGGCCGGCCTGCCGCCGCTGGTGGCCGCGCTGCAGCACCCGGTGAGCAACCTGCGCAAGGAGTCGGCCATTGCACTGGGCGAGATCGGCGACACCCGCGCCATCGCGCCGCTGGAGGCCGCGCTGGCCGATGCCGACCCCGACGTGCGCAAGCTGGCCCGGCTGGCGCTCACCGCCATCGGCCTGGCCCAGGACAGCCGCCACACCGGCGCGGCGTGA
- a CDS encoding YeiH family protein: MNGHGAWRRGHATLARHWPGVLLCAVIAMAASLISRQHGGPQLLYALLLGVAFHFLLADARIRPGVELCTGLVLRLGVALLGARITLAQIAGLGWATALWLVACVVSTVLLGIALAHRLGLGTAQGLLSGGATAICGASAALAIAAVLPRSREQERFTVLVVVTVTAFSTLAMLIYPLLAHALQLTPAQAGVFLGGSIHDVAQVVAAGYLLGPATGDTATVVKLFRVSLLALVVLAASAACGHTAAATDRPAARPRPWALVPWFLWLFMALVLLQSLQLIPAASLPALGELARDCLVLAMAALGIKTSFQDLLQTGWRPFALLLAETVWLAALLLLAVMNVLPR; the protein is encoded by the coding sequence ATGAACGGGCACGGCGCCTGGCGGCGCGGCCACGCCACGCTGGCCCGGCACTGGCCCGGCGTGCTGCTGTGCGCGGTGATCGCGATGGCCGCCAGCCTGATCTCGCGCCAGCATGGCGGCCCGCAGCTGCTGTATGCGCTGCTGTTGGGCGTGGCCTTTCACTTCCTGCTGGCCGATGCCCGCATCCGTCCGGGCGTGGAGCTGTGCACCGGCCTCGTGCTGCGCCTGGGCGTGGCCCTGCTGGGCGCGCGCATCACGCTGGCGCAGATTGCCGGGCTGGGCTGGGCCACGGCGCTGTGGCTGGTGGCCTGCGTCGTCAGCACCGTGCTGCTGGGCATTGCCCTGGCACACCGCCTGGGCCTGGGCACGGCCCAGGGCCTGCTGTCGGGCGGGGCCACGGCCATCTGCGGCGCTTCGGCCGCGCTGGCCATCGCGGCGGTGCTGCCGCGCAGCCGCGAGCAGGAGCGCTTCACCGTGCTGGTGGTGGTCACCGTGACGGCCTTCTCCACCCTGGCGATGCTGATCTACCCGCTGCTGGCGCATGCGCTGCAGCTGACACCGGCCCAGGCCGGCGTGTTTCTCGGTGGCTCGATCCACGACGTGGCGCAGGTGGTGGCCGCTGGCTATCTGCTGGGCCCGGCCACCGGCGACACCGCCACGGTGGTGAAGCTGTTTCGCGTGTCGCTGCTGGCGCTGGTGGTGCTGGCCGCATCCGCCGCCTGCGGGCACACCGCGGCGGCGACCGATCGGCCCGCCGCGCGCCCGCGGCCCTGGGCGCTGGTGCCGTGGTTTCTGTGGCTGTTCATGGCGCTGGTGCTGCTGCAGTCGCTGCAGCTCATCCCGGCGGCCAGCCTGCCGGCGCTGGGCGAGCTGGCGCGCGACTGCCTGGTGCTGGCCATGGCCGCACTGGGCATCAAGACCTCGTTCCAGGACCTGCTGCAGACCGGGTGGCGGCCCTTTGCGCTGCTGCTGGCCGAAACCGTGTGGCTGGCGGCGCTGCTGCTGCTGGCCGTGATGAACGTGCTGCCGCGGTAG
- a CDS encoding DUF971 domain-containing protein translates to MTPAAPEALTDHRLGGVLEIRWSDGQVSRLGHPLLRERCRCAGCEQQRRQGLGPTAANAQLRLVQIDTVGTMGLNLQFSDGHGRGIYPWAYLRQLGGL, encoded by the coding sequence ATGACGCCTGCCGCGCCCGAAGCCCTCACCGACCACCGGCTCGGTGGCGTGCTCGAGATCCGCTGGTCCGACGGCCAGGTCAGCCGCCTGGGCCACCCGCTGCTGCGCGAGCGCTGCCGCTGCGCCGGCTGCGAACAGCAGCGGCGCCAGGGCCTGGGCCCGACGGCCGCCAATGCGCAGCTGCGCCTGGTGCAGATCGACACCGTGGGCACGATGGGCCTGAACCTGCAGTTCAGCGACGGCCACGGCCGCGGCATCTACCCCTGGGCCTACCTGCGGCAACTGGGCGGCCTGTGA
- a CDS encoding ABC transporter ATP-binding protein, producing MSGARAPDGPASAGTDALATGAGTAHGHIVLRQLSMSFGQGAGRVDAVQAVDLQVAPGEFVSIIGPSGCGKSTLLNVVAGFTTPSAGQVLLDGVAITAPGPERGVVFQQYSLFPWMSVRKNVEFGLKMQGVTASKRAQTARTLLGLAGLLAFENHYPDQLSGGMKQRVGIVRALATSPQVLLMDEPFGALDAQTRVVMQQILTNMWQKFRLSVLFITHDIEEAIFLSDRVYVMTARPGRIKAELPIALPRPRTAEMMSSVEFTQILHKLRNLIREESLVAMGHELDDGGLQGFATEVGPAGVQQIC from the coding sequence ATGAGCGGCGCCCGCGCCCCTGACGGCCCCGCCTCCGCAGGCACCGATGCGCTGGCCACCGGCGCTGGCACCGCGCATGGCCACATCGTGCTGCGGCAGCTGTCGATGAGCTTCGGCCAGGGTGCCGGCCGGGTGGATGCGGTGCAGGCGGTGGATCTGCAGGTGGCGCCAGGCGAGTTCGTCTCGATCATCGGCCCTTCGGGCTGCGGCAAGAGCACGCTGCTCAACGTGGTGGCCGGTTTCACCACCCCCAGCGCAGGCCAGGTGCTGCTGGACGGCGTGGCCATCACGGCGCCGGGGCCCGAGCGCGGCGTGGTGTTCCAGCAGTACTCGCTGTTTCCGTGGATGAGCGTGCGCAAGAACGTCGAGTTCGGCCTGAAGATGCAGGGCGTGACCGCCAGCAAGCGCGCCCAGACGGCGCGCACCCTGCTGGGCCTGGCCGGCCTGCTGGCGTTCGAGAACCACTACCCCGACCAGCTCAGCGGCGGCATGAAGCAGCGTGTGGGCATCGTGCGTGCGCTGGCCACCAGCCCGCAGGTGCTGCTGATGGACGAGCCCTTCGGTGCGCTGGACGCGCAGACGCGCGTGGTGATGCAGCAGATCCTCACCAACATGTGGCAGAAGTTCCGCCTGTCGGTGCTGTTCATCACCCACGACATCGAGGAAGCCATCTTCCTCAGCGACCGGGTCTACGTGATGACCGCCCGGCCCGGCCGCATCAAGGCCGAGCTGCCGATCGCGCTGCCGCGCCCGCGCACGGCCGAGATGATGTCGTCGGTCGAGTTCACCCAGATCCTGCACAAGCTGCGCAACCTGATCCGCGAGGAGAGCCTGGTGGCCATGGGCCATGAGCTCGACGACGGTGGCCTGCAGGGCTTTGCCACCGAGGTGGGCCCGGCCGGTGTGCAGCAGATCTGCTAG
- a CDS encoding ABC transporter substrate-binding protein, with amino-acid sequence MTPYPLRGLLAVALSAGLAGLSAPHARAADEVLIGIGTQNTTTNTVTGGVVLKELKLLEKHLPRTGKYKNISFKLDWQNFTSGPPITNGMMAKKLHIGMMGDYPLLVNGATGQSQPGNETQLVAVIAYNAYGSGNGLVVHKDSPYYELADLKGKNVSVPFGSAAHGMLLQAMQSRGWAENFWNLSSQSPEVGTTNLQEKKIDGHANFVPFADLLPYRGFARKIFDGAETKVPTFHGVVVRKDFATQYPEVVVAYVKALMEANAWVRANPAAAAAKVEEWTKIEKEVAYLYLGPGGIHTLDPSIKPRWLDTIKTGHEVLTRLNRVKPLDIAAWVNESYVKQAFAELKLDYEAQKQTLANYDIGGTDAVCKLSITRPKEAGEVWAEGAAAPTAHASPLCTLAAIHKAQTGGKKVKVAYVYDKALGIKVFADKAFYALNASDPKKPLLLPFLLKKDAEAHAAATGGKLGGYADALALAQGAAL; translated from the coding sequence ATGACGCCCTATCCCCTGCGCGGCCTGCTGGCCGTGGCCCTGAGCGCCGGCCTGGCCGGCCTGTCTGCGCCGCATGCCCGGGCCGCCGACGAGGTGCTGATCGGCATCGGCACGCAAAACACCACCACCAACACCGTGACCGGCGGCGTGGTGCTCAAGGAGCTCAAGCTGCTTGAGAAGCACCTGCCCCGCACCGGCAAGTACAAGAACATCAGCTTCAAGCTCGACTGGCAGAACTTCACCAGCGGCCCACCCATCACCAACGGCATGATGGCCAAGAAGCTGCACATCGGCATGATGGGCGACTACCCGCTGCTGGTGAATGGCGCCACCGGCCAGAGCCAGCCCGGCAACGAGACCCAGCTGGTGGCCGTGATTGCCTACAACGCCTACGGCTCGGGCAACGGCCTGGTGGTGCACAAGGACTCGCCCTACTACGAGCTGGCCGACCTGAAGGGCAAGAACGTCTCGGTGCCCTTCGGCTCGGCGGCGCACGGCATGCTGCTGCAGGCCATGCAGAGCCGGGGCTGGGCCGAGAACTTCTGGAACCTCTCGAGCCAGAGCCCCGAGGTGGGCACCACCAACCTGCAGGAAAAGAAGATCGACGGCCACGCCAACTTCGTGCCCTTTGCCGACCTGCTGCCCTACCGCGGCTTTGCACGCAAGATCTTCGACGGCGCCGAGACCAAGGTGCCCACCTTCCACGGCGTGGTGGTGCGCAAGGACTTCGCCACCCAGTACCCCGAGGTGGTGGTTGCCTACGTGAAGGCGCTGATGGAGGCCAACGCCTGGGTGCGCGCCAACCCGGCCGCCGCCGCCGCCAAGGTGGAGGAGTGGACCAAGATCGAGAAGGAGGTGGCCTACCTGTACCTGGGCCCGGGCGGCATCCACACGCTCGACCCCAGCATCAAGCCGCGCTGGCTGGACACCATCAAGACCGGCCACGAGGTGCTCACCCGGCTCAACCGCGTCAAGCCGCTGGACATAGCCGCCTGGGTCAACGAGAGCTATGTGAAACAGGCCTTCGCCGAGCTGAAGCTCGACTACGAGGCGCAGAAGCAGACCCTGGCCAACTACGACATCGGCGGCACCGACGCCGTGTGCAAGCTGTCCATCACGCGGCCCAAGGAGGCCGGCGAGGTGTGGGCCGAAGGCGCCGCCGCGCCCACCGCACACGCCAGCCCGCTGTGCACGCTGGCCGCCATCCACAAGGCCCAGACCGGCGGCAAAAAGGTCAAGGTGGCCTATGTGTACGACAAGGCGCTGGGCATCAAGGTGTTTGCCGACAAGGCCTTCTACGCCTTGAACGCCAGCGACCCGAAGAAACCCCTGCTGCTGCCCTTTCTGCTGAAGAAGGACGCCGAGGCCCATGCCGCAGCCACCGGCGGCAAGCTGGGCGGCTATGCCGACGCGCTGGCCCTGGCCCAGGGCGCCGCGCTCTAG
- a CDS encoding ABC transporter permease: MSPIPLRIVPAEAPAAARPATAAAAALGTPQLAAVPPGRPGTPRAADPTGGGRSSGPRRALQLLRSQALALLLGACSLGTLLLIWHLATTYRWDFYIRFTNLPTPLEVAQQLGKAMDSTKFMHNVGMSLRRIAIGFAVASLLGVGLGLAIGRYKLLRQLMFPAIEALRPIPAIAWVPISIMLWPDNEVSIVFITFIGAFFPILLNTVAGVQAVDAVLLRAGQCLGAREPQLMWHVVLPGAAPQVFTGLAVGMGVAWVSLIAAEMISGQFGVGYFTWEAYSLISYADIVLGMITIGVLGLGCSWLIRAASRWALPWLVYSKPGSQA; the protein is encoded by the coding sequence ATGTCGCCCATCCCCCTGCGCATCGTTCCGGCCGAAGCCCCGGCTGCTGCACGGCCTGCCACGGCAGCCGCCGCCGCGTTGGGCACGCCCCAGCTGGCCGCCGTGCCGCCGGGCCGTCCCGGCACGCCACGGGCCGCTGACCCCACCGGGGGCGGCCGCAGCAGCGGCCCGCGGCGCGCACTGCAGCTGCTGCGCAGCCAGGCCCTGGCGCTGCTGCTGGGTGCCTGCTCGCTGGGCACGCTGCTGCTGATCTGGCACCTGGCCACCACCTACCGCTGGGATTTCTACATCCGCTTCACCAACCTGCCCACGCCGCTGGAGGTGGCCCAGCAGCTGGGCAAGGCGATGGACAGCACCAAGTTCATGCACAACGTGGGCATGAGCCTGCGCCGTATCGCCATCGGCTTTGCGGTGGCCAGCCTGCTGGGCGTGGGCCTGGGCCTGGCCATCGGCCGCTACAAGCTGCTGCGCCAGCTGATGTTTCCGGCCATCGAGGCGCTGCGGCCGATCCCGGCCATTGCCTGGGTGCCCATCTCCATCATGCTGTGGCCCGACAACGAGGTGAGCATCGTCTTCATCACCTTCATCGGCGCGTTTTTCCCGATCCTGCTCAACACCGTGGCCGGCGTGCAGGCGGTGGACGCGGTGCTGCTGCGCGCCGGCCAGTGCCTGGGCGCCCGCGAGCCGCAGCTGATGTGGCATGTGGTGCTGCCGGGCGCGGCGCCGCAGGTCTTCACCGGCCTGGCGGTGGGCATGGGCGTGGCCTGGGTGTCGCTGATCGCCGCCGAGATGATCTCGGGCCAGTTCGGTGTGGGCTACTTCACCTGGGAGGCCTACTCGCTGATCTCGTACGCCGACATCGTGCTGGGCATGATCACCATCGGCGTGCTGGGCCTGGGCTGCAGCTGGCTGATCCGCGCCGCCAGCCGCTGGGCCCTGCCCTGGCTGGTGTACAGCAAGCCCGGGAGCCAGGCATGA